In Nitrospirota bacterium, one genomic interval encodes:
- a CDS encoding alternative thymidylate synthase-like protein, whose protein sequence is MTTDGPTRRVIALAPMPPEKSAYALARYSRSADAIEESLRWVHGHSSEKFWEQFYFAYGHASIADLGHVIICFEHISELAAIRLEDEPLWDGQAKSSRYQNFGPSGCYVPDSIHGTETEGTYRGIIGSLFNCYTLLHDPLKRFLANRTPRPDDMKPADYDRTIAARAFDVTRYLLPLAVRTNVGQVVSIRTLEKQISRLLSAQLPELKAVGEDLKEACQRPPVNVWGELSGQSAGTAEPLAPTLARYAQSSAYQAEVYQDLGRHAREVLKAAGLDQSASWTRTEPVDLIEPHHPLDELAATLLYRGGQAPYRQILALVQGWTEKQKQETIELALKKRGPHDELIKEFRSGYAFLFDVLMDIGGWRDMHRHRRCQQIQQNFTTVHGYDVPPALVEAGLEADYRAAMEAVKTDIEQLRKSSQEAALYAIPFGFKVRCLFKMDYAEVEYISRLRSGVKGHWSYRTIAWLMKQKLAERHPFLADQIQATPPDVEDSLAR, encoded by the coding sequence CGCCCTTGCCCCGATGCCTCCGGAGAAGTCCGCCTACGCGCTGGCCCGCTACAGCCGCTCCGCCGATGCGATTGAAGAAAGTCTCCGCTGGGTGCACGGCCATTCCTCGGAGAAGTTCTGGGAGCAGTTTTACTTCGCCTACGGCCATGCGTCCATCGCCGACTTGGGCCACGTCATCATCTGCTTCGAACATATCTCCGAGCTGGCCGCCATTCGCCTGGAAGACGAACCGCTCTGGGACGGGCAGGCCAAGTCCAGCCGGTACCAGAATTTCGGTCCCAGCGGCTGCTACGTGCCGGATTCCATCCACGGGACCGAGACGGAAGGGACCTACCGCGGCATCATCGGCAGCCTCTTCAACTGCTATACGCTGCTTCATGATCCGCTGAAGCGGTTCCTCGCGAACCGGACTCCGCGGCCGGACGATATGAAGCCTGCGGATTACGACCGCACGATCGCCGCCCGGGCTTTCGACGTCACCCGGTACCTGCTGCCGCTCGCCGTGCGCACGAACGTCGGGCAGGTGGTGAGCATCCGGACCCTGGAGAAGCAGATTTCGCGGCTTTTGTCCGCTCAGCTTCCGGAGCTCAAGGCCGTCGGGGAAGATTTAAAAGAAGCCTGTCAACGCCCGCCGGTCAACGTGTGGGGCGAGCTGTCGGGCCAGTCGGCCGGCACCGCCGAACCGCTGGCTCCCACGCTGGCCCGCTATGCCCAATCCAGCGCCTATCAGGCCGAGGTGTACCAAGATCTGGGCCGTCACGCGCGGGAGGTGCTCAAAGCGGCCGGGCTCGATCAGTCTGCGTCCTGGACCCGCACAGAGCCGGTCGATCTGATCGAACCGCACCATCCGCTGGACGAACTGGCCGCGACCCTGCTGTATCGGGGCGGGCAGGCGCCCTATCGGCAGATCCTGGCGTTGGTCCAGGGCTGGACCGAGAAACAAAAGCAGGAAACGATCGAGCTCGCGCTCAAGAAGCGGGGCCCGCACGACGAGCTGATCAAGGAATTCCGCAGCGGGTATGCGTTCCTGTTCGACGTATTGATGGATATCGGCGGCTGGCGCGACATGCACCGGCACCGGCGCTGCCAGCAGATCCAGCAGAACTTCACCACCGTGCACGGCTACGACGTGCCGCCGGCCCTCGTCGAGGCGGGCCTGGAGGCCGATTACCGGGCGGCGATGGAGGCGGTGAAGACGGACATCGAACAGCTGCGCAAATCCAGCCAGGAAGCGGCGCTCTATGCGATTCCGTTCGGCTTCAAAGTCCGCTGCCTCTTCAAGATGGATTACGCCGAGGTGGAGTACATCTCCCGCCTGCGCTCCGGCGTGAAGGGCCACTGGTCCTATCGCACGATCGCCTGGCTCATGAAGCAGAAGCTGGCCGAGCGGCACCCCTTTCTGGCCGACCAGATCCAGGCAACGCCGCCGGACGTCGAAGACAGTCTCGCGCGTTAA
- a CDS encoding DUF2231 domain-containing protein, whose amino-acid sequence MKSRLEVAGHPVHAMLVGLPIGLYSAALVCDGLYLLLHEPFWFRMAYWVLVFGLVGHLGAAMTGMPDFLAVMREKTEARRPATSHLIFGLGLLIVQVLNLAVRNGGDVPAGVSVGIPVIMNVIGATLTGIQGWYGGELVFRHHIGVDVPGPSSEPAHGKHKDHKANKPFHY is encoded by the coding sequence ATGAAAAGTCGGCTCGAAGTCGCCGGGCATCCGGTCCATGCGATGCTGGTGGGGCTCCCCATCGGGCTCTACAGCGCCGCCTTGGTCTGTGACGGGCTGTATCTCCTCCTGCACGAACCCTTCTGGTTCCGGATGGCCTATTGGGTCCTCGTCTTCGGCCTTGTCGGACACCTGGGCGCGGCGATGACGGGGATGCCGGATTTCCTGGCCGTCATGCGCGAAAAAACCGAGGCGCGTCGACCGGCCACCTCGCATCTGATCTTCGGGCTCGGCCTGCTGATCGTCCAGGTGCTGAACCTGGCGGTGCGGAACGGAGGGGACGTGCCCGCGGGGGTCTCGGTGGGCATCCCCGTGATCATGAACGTGATCGGAGCCACGCTGACCGGCATCCAGGGCTGGTATGGGGGCGAATTGGTCTTCCGCCATCATATCGGGGTGGACGTGCCTGGGCCGTCGTCCGAACCGGCGCACGGGAAGCACAAAGACCACAAAGCCAACAAGCCGTTCCACTATTGA
- a CDS encoding tetratricopeptide repeat protein — MSEYINRITDAVLTGSWDTVRVEATAWTRELEAQTQRDPRPYFALNVVHLLYGEFKEAWKAHAKSLEAAEDIEQVRAWVEALQKDHPEQAQAQLVGGLFLAQSGRSEESVARYKESARLDPRSAYPHYFLAQIHERAGRPEMAIKAYREAIKLNPAFAAARINLGAAYQDQGQMEMAIPQYREVLKLNPNDAVAHANLACALAEQGKIEAAIVEYKEAIRLNSRDAEVHFSLGGLYETKGRMDLALQEYEEALRADPTFGPAETAMGWIRLNKGWREEAMESFGRALKSNPEDARAYLGIARVYLLKGKQQTAMENYALALKHEQDPEKKSKIMNDLFREGNTWDV; from the coding sequence GTGAGCGAGTACATCAACCGGATTACCGACGCCGTCCTGACGGGGAGCTGGGACACAGTCCGGGTTGAGGCGACGGCGTGGACGCGGGAGCTGGAGGCGCAGACGCAGCGGGACCCGCGGCCCTATTTTGCCCTGAACGTCGTCCACCTGCTCTACGGCGAGTTCAAGGAAGCGTGGAAGGCCCATGCCAAATCGCTGGAGGCGGCGGAGGACATCGAGCAAGTCCGGGCCTGGGTCGAGGCGTTGCAGAAAGATCATCCCGAGCAGGCGCAAGCCCAGTTAGTGGGGGGTCTCTTCCTGGCGCAGTCGGGCCGGTCCGAAGAGTCGGTCGCCCGGTACAAGGAGTCCGCCCGGCTCGACCCCCGATCGGCCTACCCCCATTATTTCCTCGCGCAGATCCACGAGCGGGCGGGCCGCCCGGAGATGGCGATCAAGGCCTATCGCGAGGCGATCAAGCTGAATCCGGCCTTCGCGGCGGCCAGGATCAACTTGGGGGCCGCGTATCAGGATCAGGGCCAGATGGAGATGGCCATCCCTCAGTATCGCGAGGTCCTCAAGCTGAACCCCAATGATGCGGTCGCGCACGCCAACCTGGCCTGCGCCCTGGCGGAACAAGGCAAAATCGAGGCGGCCATCGTGGAGTATAAAGAAGCCATCCGCCTCAACTCCCGCGACGCAGAGGTTCATTTTTCACTCGGCGGGCTCTACGAGACCAAAGGCCGCATGGACCTGGCGTTGCAAGAATATGAGGAGGCCCTCAGGGCGGACCCGACCTTCGGTCCGGCCGAGACCGCGATGGGCTGGATCCGGTTGAACAAGGGTTGGCGGGAGGAGGCGATGGAGTCCTTCGGCCGGGCGCTGAAATCGAATCCGGAAGATGCGCGAGCCTACCTGGGGATCGCCCGTGTCTACTTGCTGAAGGGTAAGCAGCAGACGGCGATGGAGAATTACGCCCTGGCCCTGAAGCACGAGCAGGACCCGGAAAAAAAGAGCAAGATCATGAACGACCTGTTCCGCGAGGGCAATACGTGGGATGTGTAG